From the genome of Nitrospinota bacterium, one region includes:
- a CDS encoding tetratricopeptide repeat protein has translation MRAVILVVVMVMALASGASAFKFGGFGGGDKKSAAPAAGGKADEFLLEARRAYGSANYSKVIEATTSAIKESPKMAAAYALRGKASKDMGDVDNAVKDLNRAIELDPNLGEAYYVRAQANEINGEMKKAKEDYSNACAKGYKDACK, from the coding sequence ATGAGAGCGGTTATCCTGGTGGTTGTGATGGTTATGGCACTCGCGTCGGGCGCTTCGGCGTTCAAGTTCGGCGGGTTTGGCGGCGGCGACAAGAAAAGCGCGGCCCCGGCTGCCGGGGGAAAGGCCGACGAGTTTCTTTTGGAAGCGCGCAGGGCCTACGGGAGCGCGAATTACTCCAAGGTGATCGAAGCCACCACCAGCGCGATAAAGGAATCGCCCAAGATGGCCGCCGCGTATGCGCTCCGGGGCAAGGCTTCCAAGGATATGGGCGATGTTGATAACGCGGTGAAGGATCTTAACCGCGCGATAGAACTGGATCCCAATCTTGGCGAAGCCTATTATGTCCGCGCGCAGGCCAACGAGATAAACGGTGAAATGAAAAAGGCCAAGGAAGATTATTCCAATGCTTGCGCAAAAGGGTACAAAGACGCCTGCAAGTAA
- a CDS encoding metalloregulator ArsR/SmtB family transcription factor, with protein sequence MTDPSPKQMFLEQFARIGKAISSATRIEMLEFLAQGEKNVETLAAMTKSTVANTSQHLQQLRQVGLVASRKDGQRVYYRLSDETAVDLMMLVRKIAERNIAEVEQLITLYLKSKDGFEAVPAEELLERVKSGTVVIFDVRPPDEYATGHIPGALNVPFKELEKHLHKLNSKTEVIAYCRGPYCLLAYDTVAKLREKKFKAKRLEDGFPEWKRRGFPVEKG encoded by the coding sequence ATGACTGACCCAAGCCCCAAACAGATGTTCCTTGAGCAATTTGCCCGCATCGGCAAAGCGATTTCAAGCGCCACGCGGATCGAGATGCTGGAGTTCCTCGCCCAAGGCGAAAAGAACGTCGAAACCCTGGCGGCTATGACCAAATCCACCGTTGCCAACACGTCGCAACATCTGCAACAGCTCCGGCAGGTGGGGCTCGTCGCCTCGCGCAAGGATGGGCAGCGGGTGTACTATCGCCTTTCGGACGAAACGGCGGTTGACCTTATGATGCTTGTCCGGAAAATCGCGGAACGCAACATCGCGGAAGTCGAACAGTTGATAACCCTGTACCTCAAATCCAAAGACGGTTTCGAAGCGGTTCCGGCGGAAGAACTGCTTGAACGGGTAAAGTCCGGGACCGTCGTCATCTTCGACGTGCGGCCGCCGGACGAATACGCCACGGGGCACATTCCCGGCGCGCTCAACGTGCCGTTTAAAGAGCTTGAAAAGCACCTCCACAAGCTGAATTCAAAAACGGAAGTCATCGCCTACTGCCGCGGGCCGTACTGCCTGTTGGCGTACGACACGGTGGCAAAGCTGCGCGAAAAGAAGTTCAAAGCCAAGCGGCTCGAGGACGGATTCCCGGAATGGAAGCGCCGGGGGTTTCCGGTCGAAAAGGGCTGA
- a CDS encoding cytochrome ubiquinol oxidase subunit I — protein MKVRFMFSHLKKVLFQRSPSVYRFGVALASLLVIPAALSFNSLDISHPVLKAAANAVSVQKVWANEAAPAAAPAAEAKKDEKKGPEEWAPQSPPKLEAKDYPVVKGFNSRITVWFIAQLHLFFGAFVLAVPIFVWLIELTGVMTKDERYDHMAHEFMKVAMTGFSLAASFGGLLSIALVVFYPQFMTYMVGIFGKVMIFYALAFFAESFFLYTYYYGWDKMSEGKAKTLHLGLGLGLNLAGVFLMMVSNSWASFMMAPSGLDDAGVFQGDVWAAIQGHLWNPINIHRFVANIAYGGSLTAAYAAYKFLTAKTPQEKAHYDWMGYTSFFIAIIGLLPLPFAGYWLTKEIYDYSQQMGITLMGGAFAWLFILQAVLIGTIFLSANYYLWCCLARSPGANRYAFMIKPIAIVIVGMFLAWFTPHTLVMTSKELTQIGGAHHPLLGKLGVMAAKNTAVNFLIVLTFLSFQIYQRSNKRAVGDSFWATNGTTVQIALYAAGLANILILGIYSYYLPASVRIGLSVPQVSTTLIVIVTSFILDGKIFKKSEEMGETKWGNMPVRSQYALFTLTIGFTWLMGLMGYVRSAIRQHWHVYTVFRDNSPDAFTPTLPYAAGVVTVIVCVFIALVLFMFWMPMLAAKKGSSGEH, from the coding sequence ATGAAGGTTAGGTTTATGTTTTCACATCTCAAGAAAGTGTTGTTTCAACGTAGCCCCTCGGTTTACAGGTTTGGCGTGGCGCTTGCCTCGCTGCTTGTTATCCCGGCGGCGCTCTCGTTCAATTCATTGGATATCAGCCATCCGGTTCTGAAGGCGGCCGCCAATGCGGTCTCGGTTCAGAAGGTTTGGGCCAACGAAGCGGCTCCGGCCGCGGCGCCGGCTGCTGAAGCCAAGAAAGACGAGAAAAAGGGTCCTGAAGAATGGGCGCCTCAGTCGCCTCCCAAGCTGGAAGCGAAAGACTACCCGGTCGTTAAAGGCTTTAACAGCCGCATAACCGTGTGGTTCATCGCCCAGTTGCATCTGTTCTTTGGCGCGTTCGTTCTCGCGGTTCCGATCTTTGTGTGGCTCATCGAGCTTACCGGGGTCATGACGAAGGACGAGCGGTATGACCACATGGCCCACGAGTTCATGAAGGTGGCCATGACCGGGTTCTCGCTTGCCGCGAGCTTTGGCGGTCTTCTCTCCATCGCCCTTGTCGTTTTCTATCCCCAATTCATGACCTATATGGTGGGTATATTCGGCAAAGTGATGATTTTCTACGCTCTCGCGTTTTTCGCGGAAAGTTTCTTCCTGTACACCTACTACTACGGGTGGGACAAAATGTCCGAAGGGAAAGCCAAGACCCTCCACCTTGGTTTGGGCTTGGGCCTGAACCTGGCGGGTGTGTTCCTTATGATGGTTTCCAACTCCTGGGCGTCGTTCATGATGGCTCCCTCAGGGCTGGATGATGCGGGCGTATTCCAGGGAGATGTCTGGGCGGCCATTCAGGGCCACCTCTGGAACCCGATCAACATCCACCGTTTCGTCGCCAACATCGCTTATGGTGGTTCGTTGACCGCCGCTTATGCGGCGTATAAGTTCCTCACGGCGAAAACGCCGCAGGAAAAGGCGCACTATGACTGGATGGGGTACACATCGTTCTTCATCGCGATCATCGGTCTTCTTCCATTGCCGTTCGCCGGTTACTGGCTCACCAAGGAAATTTACGACTACTCGCAACAGATGGGCATCACCCTCATGGGCGGCGCCTTTGCGTGGCTGTTCATCCTCCAGGCGGTGCTCATCGGCACGATATTCCTTTCGGCCAACTACTACCTCTGGTGCTGTCTGGCGCGTTCGCCCGGCGCCAACAGATACGCGTTTATGATCAAGCCAATAGCCATTGTCATCGTGGGGATGTTCCTTGCATGGTTCACCCCGCACACGCTGGTCATGACCTCGAAGGAACTGACGCAAATCGGCGGCGCGCACCATCCGTTACTCGGTAAGTTGGGCGTTATGGCCGCAAAGAACACGGCGGTCAACTTCCTTATCGTATTGACGTTCCTCAGCTTCCAGATTTATCAGCGGAGCAACAAGCGGGCGGTCGGCGACAGCTTCTGGGCCACCAACGGCACCACGGTTCAAATTGCCCTTTACGCGGCGGGTTTGGCTAACATCCTGATCCTTGGGATATACAGCTACTATCTGCCCGCCAGCGTACGCATCGGCCTTTCCGTTCCACAGGTCAGCACAACCCTTATTGTGATTGTCACCTCCTTCATTCTTGACGGCAAAATCTTCAAGAAGAGCGAAGAGATGGGGGAAACCAAATGGGGGAATATGCCTGTCCGTTCGCAGTATGCCCTTTTCACCTTGACCATCGGTTTTACCTGGTTGATGGGGCTTATGGGGTACGTCCGGTCGGCCATTCGGCAGCACTGGCACGTTTACACTGTGTTCAGGGACAACTCGCCTGACGCGTTTACGCCGACGTTGCCCTATGCCGCGGGTGTGGTTACAGTGATCGTCTGTGTCTTCATCGCCCTTGTCCTTTTCATGTTCTGGATGCCGATGTTGGCAGCCAAAAAAGGTTCTTCAGGGGAGCATTAA
- a CDS encoding cytochrome C has product MEGKKGNSELGKILGYGLFIMVAFAGYAKFGIPLVIPEAPPVEEKITGAMTKDQFVAMGDKIFHGKGTCTLCHSPVGGRAPILDTVGSKAAERLKDARYKGKAKTGEEYIRESMVDPSAFVVAGFGKPGSNDSVSPMPNINKGAIGLNDVEINSVIAYLQKSGGAEVTVPLPTGAAPAAPAGAEAAAPTPAATAEEAFNKFGCVTCHKVPGIAEGGDMGPDLTKLAKAAGSRKPGMSGEMYIIESISNPNAYVVKGFEPDMMPADLGNSVTMSEMNLIVNALLGKK; this is encoded by the coding sequence ATGGAAGGAAAAAAAGGTAACTCAGAACTGGGGAAAATCCTCGGTTACGGCTTGTTTATCATGGTGGCCTTCGCGGGCTACGCAAAATTCGGAATACCGTTGGTTATTCCGGAAGCGCCCCCGGTTGAGGAAAAAATCACCGGCGCAATGACCAAAGACCAGTTTGTCGCGATGGGCGACAAGATATTCCACGGCAAGGGAACCTGCACACTTTGCCACAGTCCGGTCGGCGGCCGCGCCCCGATTCTTGACACCGTTGGTTCAAAAGCGGCCGAACGCTTGAAAGACGCGCGCTACAAGGGCAAGGCCAAGACCGGCGAGGAATACATCCGCGAATCGATGGTTGACCCGTCGGCGTTTGTTGTCGCGGGGTTTGGTAAACCGGGATCCAACGATAGCGTAAGCCCGATGCCGAATATCAACAAGGGGGCCATCGGCCTTAACGATGTTGAGATCAACTCCGTTATCGCCTATTTGCAGAAATCAGGCGGCGCTGAAGTAACGGTTCCGCTTCCGACTGGCGCTGCACCAGCGGCACCGGCAGGCGCTGAAGCCGCCGCGCCCACACCGGCGGCAACAGCCGAAGAGGCCTTCAACAAGTTCGGTTGCGTAACTTGCCATAAGGTTCCCGGTATCGCCGAAGGCGGAGATATGGGACCCGATCTTACCAAGTTGGCGAAGGCCGCAGGTTCCAGGAAGCCCGGTATGAGCGGCGAGATGTACATCATCGAGTCGATATCGAACCCGAATGCGTATGTGGTTAAGGGATTTGAGCCCGATATGATGCCCGCCGATCTTGGCAATTCGGTCACCATGTCCGAGATGAACCTGATTGTCAACGCGCTGCTTGGGAAGAAATAG
- a CDS encoding cytochrome c, protein MASTFSEEGYNGLVGPIVDLYGNPAKAKLRLGAVTVISLLGCWVAYQYVKPTFEAPVELRSVHPAPPSTASMWGKTFELQTLKNPFREDKANFAKNVEEGGIIYYKNCFYCHGDKQDGKGHFYSAFNPIPANFVDVGTIAMLTESFVFWRIGTGGPGLPSEGAPWATAMPVWHAMLSEEEVWKVTMFIYEQSGVQPRVTATVAEKK, encoded by the coding sequence TTGGCCAGCACGTTTAGCGAAGAGGGGTACAATGGGCTTGTCGGGCCGATAGTTGACCTGTACGGCAATCCGGCCAAGGCGAAACTTCGCCTTGGCGCCGTCACCGTCATCAGCCTCCTTGGTTGCTGGGTCGCCTACCAGTATGTTAAGCCGACCTTCGAGGCACCGGTCGAACTGCGGTCGGTTCACCCCGCGCCTCCTTCCACGGCGAGCATGTGGGGCAAAACGTTTGAATTGCAGACGCTCAAAAATCCGTTCCGCGAAGACAAGGCGAATTTCGCCAAGAACGTGGAAGAGGGCGGAATCATCTATTACAAGAACTGCTTCTATTGCCATGGCGACAAGCAGGACGGTAAGGGACATTTCTACTCCGCATTCAACCCGATTCCCGCTAACTTTGTCGACGTTGGCACCATCGCGATGTTGACCGAGTCCTTCGTGTTCTGGCGTATCGGCACGGGTGGCCCCGGCCTTCCTTCCGAAGGTGCGCCGTGGGCAACCGCGATGCCGGTGTGGCACGCCATGCTTTCCGAGGAGGAAGTGTGGAAGGTTACAATGTTCATCTACGAACAGAGCGGGGTGCAGCCGCGCGTAACCGCGACTGTTGCAGAGAAGAAATAG
- a CDS encoding c-type cytochrome, whose translation MAVGALLFAVATLFAVPQAFAAAGDAKKGEAIYQKRCWWCHGKKGGADGPATSFLIPPPRDFTLGMYKYKSSEPKAEIVRDEDLFKMISNGMPGTGMPKWDDILNEQDRWDVVAYIKSLTDMFGKTPNPPQIDLSKKIKSSAESIELGKKAFQTAKCFECHGQVGKGDLTKKLKEDSGIRVWPRNLTKPWTFRGGTTAEDIYARVSNGIPNTPMPSFAADATSSGKLSVEDRWHVVNYVMSLAEPTSKVKDGETVVKGFKRDAMPKDENDAAWSETQGTAYFLVPQIIQKERFFTPANDLVKVKALYNDKEIAFLLEWDDRTKSIAGDPAAELIAWDTISPDMIAVQTPIVLPTGSEKPYFGHGDATHAVSMMAWSSGTSTVPAAGMMAIYTGTGKRTAGDAAAAGFTSTGSYKDGTWKVMMKRKLVTANKDKDTQFEVGRFIPIAFANWDGSNGEAGSKHTMTSWCWLLLQPPTGKEVYLVPLLVLILLAGGQLAAAKYLEKNRK comes from the coding sequence TTGGCGGTTGGGGCCCTGCTCTTCGCCGTAGCCACCCTTTTCGCCGTGCCTCAGGCCTTTGCCGCGGCCGGCGACGCCAAAAAAGGCGAAGCTATCTATCAGAAGCGCTGCTGGTGGTGTCACGGTAAGAAGGGTGGAGCCGATGGCCCCGCCACGAGCTTCCTGATTCCGCCGCCGCGCGATTTCACGCTTGGCATGTACAAGTACAAGTCCAGCGAACCGAAAGCCGAAATCGTCAGGGATGAAGACCTATTCAAGATGATCTCAAACGGTATGCCGGGCACCGGTATGCCGAAGTGGGACGACATCCTGAACGAGCAGGACCGGTGGGACGTTGTTGCCTACATCAAGTCGCTTACCGACATGTTCGGCAAAACCCCGAATCCGCCCCAGATCGACCTGAGCAAGAAGATAAAAAGCTCGGCGGAAAGCATCGAACTGGGCAAGAAGGCGTTCCAGACCGCGAAATGCTTCGAGTGCCATGGTCAGGTTGGCAAGGGCGACCTCACCAAAAAGCTGAAGGAAGACAGCGGCATCCGGGTGTGGCCGAGAAACCTCACCAAGCCGTGGACCTTCCGCGGCGGCACCACGGCGGAAGACATCTATGCCCGCGTGTCGAACGGCATTCCGAATACGCCGATGCCGTCGTTCGCGGCCGATGCCACCTCAAGCGGCAAGCTGTCGGTGGAAGACCGCTGGCACGTTGTCAACTACGTCATGTCCCTCGCCGAGCCGACCAGCAAGGTGAAAGACGGCGAAACCGTCGTGAAAGGCTTCAAGCGCGATGCGATGCCGAAGGACGAAAACGACGCCGCCTGGAGCGAAACGCAGGGTACCGCGTATTTCCTCGTTCCCCAGATAATCCAGAAAGAGCGCTTCTTCACCCCGGCGAACGACCTCGTCAAGGTGAAAGCGCTTTACAATGACAAGGAAATCGCGTTCCTTCTCGAGTGGGATGACCGCACCAAGAGCATCGCTGGCGATCCGGCCGCGGAACTCATCGCGTGGGACACCATCAGCCCCGACATGATCGCGGTTCAGACCCCGATCGTTCTCCCCACCGGTTCGGAAAAGCCGTACTTCGGCCATGGCGACGCTACCCATGCGGTTTCCATGATGGCTTGGAGTTCCGGCACATCCACCGTTCCGGCTGCTGGCATGATGGCCATCTACACCGGTACCGGCAAGAGAACCGCTGGTGATGCGGCAGCCGCCGGTTTCACCTCCACCGGTTCTTACAAGGACGGCACCTGGAAGGTGATGATGAAGCGGAAGCTCGTCACCGCCAACAAGGACAAGGATACCCAGTTCGAGGTTGGCCGCTTCATCCCGATTGCGTTCGCAAACTGGGATGGCTCCAACGGCGAAGCGGGCTCCAAGCACACCATGACCTCCTGGTGCTGGCTGTTGCTGCAACCGCCCACCGGCAAAGAAGTGTACTTGGTTCCGTTGCTGGTGCTGATACTCCTCGCGGGTGGTCAGTTGGCGGCCGCGAAATACCTTGAGAAAAACCGAAAGTAA
- a CDS encoding cytochrome c translates to MIKRGITVFALALLLAVPSAFAADGGAIVKPCGSCHKLTGPAVKTIAEVKARKAPDLFYAGSKFNKDWLVGFLQNPTVIRPAGTVYANNIKTTGDTDTVAAPPKCASKLSAGDAAAAADYLMTLKDASMKAGVAKIGEFSKAKAKMLVIKTEACNGCHSIEGNGGLSCPTFEGIGKRLNPDWVYSFVQDPQHWDPKVWMAKRELDDASMQLVVNYIASLK, encoded by the coding sequence ATGATAAAAAGAGGTATTACCGTATTTGCATTGGCGCTCCTGCTCGCGGTTCCGTCCGCGTTTGCGGCGGATGGGGGGGCAATCGTTAAACCGTGTGGCAGTTGCCACAAGCTGACCGGCCCGGCCGTAAAGACCATCGCGGAAGTGAAGGCCCGGAAAGCGCCCGACCTGTTCTACGCGGGCAGCAAGTTTAACAAGGACTGGCTGGTGGGGTTCCTTCAGAACCCGACCGTTATCCGTCCCGCCGGCACCGTGTATGCCAACAACATCAAGACCACGGGCGACACCGACACGGTGGCCGCTCCGCCGAAGTGCGCCTCCAAGCTGAGCGCCGGTGACGCCGCCGCGGCAGCCGATTACCTTATGACCCTCAAGGATGCCAGCATGAAGGCCGGCGTCGCGAAGATCGGCGAATTCTCCAAGGCCAAGGCCAAGATGCTTGTAATCAAGACCGAAGCCTGCAACGGCTGCCACTCCATCGAAGGCAACGGCGGTTTGTCCTGCCCGACGTTTGAAGGAATTGGCAAACGGTTGAACCCGGATTGGGTGTACTCCTTCGTGCAAGATCCGCAGCACTGGGATCCGAAGGTCTGGATGGCAAAGCGTGAGCTTGATGACGCGTCCATGCAGCTTGTTGTGAACTACATCGCTTCGTTGAAATAA
- a CDS encoding cytochrome c, with the protein MVGSASAETAADNYNLYCVQCHGTAGTGKGINSPYLAVAPRNHSDPKAMGELSDANVALAIKEGGSAVGKSTQMPSFKHNLTDAEIKDIVALLRTKCKCTGAAK; encoded by the coding sequence ATGGTTGGTTCGGCCTCGGCGGAAACCGCCGCTGATAATTACAACTTGTACTGTGTTCAGTGCCACGGCACCGCCGGTACCGGCAAAGGGATCAACTCGCCGTATCTGGCGGTTGCCCCCAGAAATCACTCGGATCCAAAAGCGATGGGCGAGCTTTCCGATGCGAACGTCGCGCTGGCTATCAAAGAAGGCGGTTCGGCGGTCGGCAAGTCCACGCAGATGCCCTCTTTCAAGCACAACTTGACCGATGCGGAAATAAAGGACATCGTTGCCCTTCTCCGCACCAAGTGCAAATGCACGGGTGCCGCGAAATAA
- a CDS encoding sigma-54-dependent Fis family transcriptional regulator, whose amino-acid sequence MEEIVESGRAGAVHRQPIVIIDDDKAIRKTLQLHFEPQGMQVITANFAKEGLEKLEQLDSAIVILDLRLPDTDGVEILKELGKTGKNYYSIIITAYPDMESTVKAVQCGVGEYIHKPIDIQELDIAVAKAEDFFSSLKANNESLVPVPPLDNSDTVFVGKGQLMKEVFKMVGMVSMSKSPVLITGESGTGKELVAKAIHLSSKNASSPFISINCSAIVDTLLESELFGHVKGAFTGAINAKDGKFALAGDGTIFLDEISEMSFGLQAKILRVLQEREFEQVGGKTQIKANCRILYATNKNLEQMVREGKFREDLYYRIKVINIHIPPLRERVEDIPHLALYFIAKKGMETDRGIKHVSREALNWLMNQQWPGNVRQLENAITHTVIMSRGDRLFLKHFMAARNGSAGNEEPAQEAGLDASVLTPKDGYRPVSLNEVEKEQIARTLNHTKWHKGETCRILGITRPRLDRKIKKYGIVSLHQYLQDD is encoded by the coding sequence GTGGAAGAGATTGTTGAGTCAGGGCGAGCGGGAGCGGTGCATCGTCAGCCGATTGTCATTATCGACGATGACAAGGCAATCCGCAAAACCCTTCAATTGCATTTTGAACCTCAAGGCATGCAGGTCATTACCGCGAATTTTGCCAAGGAGGGATTGGAAAAGCTGGAACAACTGGATTCGGCAATCGTCATTCTTGATCTGCGGCTGCCCGATACGGATGGCGTGGAAATCCTCAAGGAACTCGGCAAAACGGGGAAGAACTACTATTCCATCATAATCACCGCGTATCCGGATATGGAGTCCACGGTCAAGGCGGTGCAGTGCGGCGTCGGCGAATACATTCACAAGCCGATAGACATTCAGGAACTGGACATCGCCGTGGCGAAAGCCGAGGATTTTTTCTCCAGCCTCAAGGCAAACAATGAATCGCTCGTGCCCGTGCCGCCGCTGGATAATTCCGACACCGTGTTCGTGGGCAAGGGCCAGCTGATGAAAGAGGTTTTCAAGATGGTGGGGATGGTCTCGATGAGCAAGTCCCCCGTTCTCATAACCGGGGAAAGCGGCACCGGCAAGGAATTGGTGGCCAAGGCGATTCACCTCTCCAGCAAGAATGCGTCATCCCCCTTTATTTCCATCAACTGTTCCGCCATCGTGGACACGCTGCTCGAATCGGAACTGTTCGGGCACGTTAAGGGGGCGTTTACGGGCGCCATAAACGCCAAAGACGGCAAGTTCGCCCTGGCCGGAGACGGAACCATATTTCTTGATGAAATCTCGGAAATGAGCTTTGGTCTCCAGGCGAAAATCCTGCGCGTGTTGCAAGAGCGCGAATTTGAACAGGTGGGGGGAAAGACCCAGATAAAGGCCAACTGCCGCATCCTTTATGCGACCAACAAGAACCTTGAGCAGATGGTAAGGGAGGGGAAGTTCAGGGAAGACCTCTATTACCGCATAAAAGTGATAAACATACACATCCCCCCGCTGCGGGAGAGGGTGGAGGATATTCCGCACCTGGCGCTTTATTTCATCGCGAAAAAAGGGATGGAAACGGATCGCGGCATAAAACATGTTTCCCGCGAGGCCCTCAATTGGCTGATGAATCAGCAATGGCCGGGCAACGTTCGGCAGCTTGAGAATGCCATTACGCACACGGTTATCATGTCCCGCGGCGACAGGCTCTTCCTCAAGCATTTCATGGCGGCCCGCAATGGGAGCGCGGGCAACGAAGAGCCGGCGCAGGAGGCGGGCCTCGATGCTTCCGTGCTTACTCCAAAAGACGGTTATCGCCCGGTCTCCCTGAACGAGGTTGAAAAGGAACAGATCGCCCGGACGCTGAACCACACGAAATGGCACAAGGGCGAAACATGCCGGATACTCGGGATCACCCGCCCCCGTCTCGACAGAAAAATAAAGAAATACGGAATAGTTTCTTTGCATCAATACCTTCAGGACGACTGA